The stretch of DNA AAGCTGTTAAAGGACATAGGGGGGCGAGAAACAGAAGGTATAGAACTGCGAAGGAATCACTAATGCATGCTTTACGCTATGCGTGGGAACACAGAAGACTGAAGAAAAGGGAATTTAGAAAGCTTTGGATAATCAGAATAAACAATGCTGTTAGGGAGTATGGCCTTAGTTATAGTAAGTTTATGGGGTTGCTGAGGAAGAACAACATACGTATAAACAGAAAAGCTCTCTCAAATATGGCTATTGAGAATAGAGAAGCTTTCA from Brevinematia bacterium encodes:
- the rplT gene encoding 50S ribosomal protein L20, encoding AVKGHRGARNRRYRTAKESLMHALRYAWEHRRLKKREFRKLWIIRINNAVREYGLSYSKFMGLLRKNNIRINRKALSNMAIENREAFRQLIEKVTVAK